A genomic window from Oceanobacillus timonensis includes:
- a CDS encoding amidohydrolase, which translates to MKKDFLLFYGGTILTMNEKEEVEACAVRENKIIYAGTLEECKNLLSGEEVSEVNLEGQCLLPGFIDPHAHLMMYGMSYSWIDISYPKVQSISDLIDILSKHKENVSEEGMIRGFGFDQRNLKEKRYPTAAELDKVATDRPVQIMHVSGHCNVLNHYFLDLLGIDKNTEDPEGGVLGRDANGELNGQLYDSANDYIAKQSGVIIGEHGPNIHMPDSDDNLQNLISVAQEQFLASGITAINDPQVTKQEMKSYQQAQVNGLLKLRVKMSFLSNYLNDVIKLGLKQNFGDDQLSLGPIKLYADGSLNSGTAYLSTEFRDSSRNKGYLFHEPEEFQELLVKAHVNGFQTLTHAQGDGAIQLVIDSVKEAQSQCPKEDIRHRIEHCGLPSTIQINDIAEMKLWPVPQPQHVYQFGNGVVHAVGDYGENYSPYGWFKKNNIPIVLSSDAPVAPPHPLLAIYAAVTRSTVQGNVVGPDHKITLNEALQGYTIEAAKAMHQESLIGSIEEGKLADLVVLAENPYNVPIEKIKDIQISETWISGKKVFQNTEFVNV; encoded by the coding sequence ATGAAAAAAGATTTTTTATTATTCTATGGTGGAACTATTTTGACTATGAATGAAAAAGAAGAAGTAGAAGCCTGCGCTGTCAGAGAAAATAAAATTATATATGCAGGTACGCTTGAAGAATGTAAAAACTTATTAAGTGGAGAAGAAGTAAGTGAGGTTAATTTGGAAGGACAATGTCTTTTACCAGGATTCATTGATCCACATGCTCATCTTATGATGTATGGGATGTCTTATTCTTGGATAGATATAAGTTACCCCAAGGTACAAAGTATTAGTGATTTAATTGATATATTATCTAAGCATAAGGAAAATGTATCTGAAGAAGGTATGATCCGTGGATTTGGATTTGACCAAAGAAACTTAAAAGAAAAGCGTTACCCAACCGCAGCTGAATTAGACAAGGTAGCTACTGATCGCCCTGTACAAATTATGCATGTTAGTGGACACTGTAACGTTTTAAATCATTATTTTCTTGATTTATTAGGTATTGATAAAAATACGGAAGATCCTGAAGGCGGTGTACTTGGAAGAGATGCCAATGGAGAACTTAACGGGCAATTATATGATAGTGCAAATGATTATATAGCCAAACAATCTGGGGTTATTATAGGAGAACATGGTCCTAATATTCATATGCCTGATTCAGATGATAATTTGCAAAATTTAATATCGGTTGCTCAAGAGCAATTTTTAGCTTCTGGTATAACTGCAATAAATGATCCACAAGTTACAAAACAAGAGATGAAATCGTACCAACAAGCTCAAGTTAATGGATTGTTAAAATTGAGAGTAAAGATGTCATTTTTGTCAAATTATTTGAATGATGTCATTAAACTTGGCTTAAAGCAGAATTTTGGCGATGATCAATTATCGCTAGGGCCGATCAAATTGTATGCTGATGGTTCATTAAATTCTGGGACAGCTTATCTATCAACTGAATTTAGAGATAGCAGTCGAAATAAGGGTTATCTTTTCCATGAACCTGAGGAATTTCAAGAGTTATTAGTTAAAGCCCATGTCAATGGATTTCAGACTTTAACACATGCACAAGGAGACGGCGCTATTCAATTGGTTATTGATTCCGTTAAAGAGGCGCAAAGTCAATGCCCAAAAGAAGATATACGACACAGAATTGAACATTGTGGTTTACCTTCTACAATACAAATTAATGACATTGCTGAAATGAAACTTTGGCCAGTACCACAACCTCAGCATGTCTATCAATTTGGTAATGGTGTCGTGCATGCAGTCGGTGATTATGGTGAAAACTATTCTCCTTATGGTTGGTTTAAGAAAAACAATATTCCTATAGTGCTTTCATCTGATGCACCTGTTGCTCCTCCACACCCCTTACTTGCTATATATGCTGCTGTGACTCGTTCTACGGTTCAGGGTAACGTAGTTGGACCAGATCATAAAATAACCTTAAATGAGGCTTTGCAAGGGTATACAATCGAGGCGGCAAAAGCCATGCATCAGGAAAGTTTAATCGGTTCTATTGAAGAAGGTAAATTAGCTGATTTAGTCGTATTAGCAGAAAACCCATATAACGTACCTATTGAAAAAATAAAAGATATACAAATAAGTGAAACATGGATAAGTGGAAAAAAAGTTTTCCAAAATACTGAATTTGTTAATGTTTAA
- a CDS encoding peptidase M20 — MVSQEKQSVKDWVTNNKKKLSDWNQIIWDYGETAWREYKSSAWYVNQLKEEGFNVEEGSGGMPTAFCATWENGDGPVIGGYAEYDAVPGNCQSASTEEQPRKGLSKYAGGHTDPHSALGIGSLGGFLAAKEVMEKYNIKGKLKFFGEPAEKLRGSKPIHAAKGYYDDLDGAISFHPFYMLPLCNTTRWDTHCAVAFSVMYTFTCDEPETWFSSGDGSPIPASHADARAPGATDAVVNMYSLSKMYREHMLSNNMGWSMNETILNTGQATADNIPGEMSQIYYFIRVPNVEMAKNVVKVLDQNAKSASLAAHCNWERNWITKSRTGLANHTMAEVTYENLQIVGAPQFGEKAIKTAQNIQKNLGLEAMDDPFLDEIEELISPQEAERKMRTILPYWQEHFTSDDYTEYCWHAPTVRLYIGRPALKSPVSGFNYPTWVMNALGGIPECIDPMIMTASKTVGMTIIDLLTKPELLKKAKDEFNNRTGGGIGGTDWEAPLCDYEPPIHFRWPEYITTERGKDHWVIPSREN; from the coding sequence ATGGTCTCTCAAGAAAAGCAATCTGTTAAGGATTGGGTAACAAATAATAAGAAGAAACTATCTGATTGGAACCAGATTATTTGGGATTATGGTGAAACTGCTTGGAGAGAATATAAATCTTCTGCATGGTATGTAAATCAGCTAAAAGAAGAAGGGTTCAATGTAGAGGAAGGAAGTGGAGGCATGCCTACTGCTTTTTGTGCTACATGGGAAAATGGAGATGGACCGGTAATTGGAGGATATGCAGAATATGATGCTGTACCAGGAAATTGTCAGTCAGCTAGTACAGAAGAACAGCCAAGAAAAGGGTTAAGTAAATATGCAGGGGGACACACTGACCCCCATTCTGCACTAGGTATAGGATCCCTTGGTGGTTTTTTAGCAGCAAAAGAAGTGATGGAGAAATACAATATAAAAGGTAAATTAAAATTTTTTGGCGAACCTGCAGAGAAATTGAGAGGTTCGAAACCTATCCATGCTGCAAAAGGATATTATGATGATCTTGATGGAGCAATTAGCTTTCATCCGTTTTACATGCTTCCTCTATGTAATACAACTCGTTGGGACACTCATTGTGCTGTTGCTTTTTCTGTTATGTATACGTTTACATGTGATGAGCCGGAAACATGGTTTTCTTCGGGTGATGGTTCACCAATACCTGCATCACATGCTGATGCTCGAGCGCCTGGAGCTACAGATGCTGTAGTTAATATGTATAGTCTATCAAAAATGTATCGAGAACATATGTTATCAAACAACATGGGTTGGTCGATGAATGAAACTATCTTGAATACTGGACAAGCCACAGCAGATAATATTCCTGGCGAAATGTCGCAAATTTATTATTTTATTCGTGTACCTAACGTGGAAATGGCGAAAAACGTTGTCAAAGTACTAGATCAAAATGCTAAAAGTGCTTCACTAGCTGCTCACTGTAATTGGGAACGGAATTGGATTACAAAGTCAAGAACAGGATTGGCTAATCACACAATGGCAGAAGTAACATATGAAAATTTACAAATAGTTGGAGCTCCTCAGTTTGGTGAAAAAGCAATAAAAACAGCACAAAATATTCAAAAAAATCTTGGTTTAGAGGCAATGGATGATCCGTTCTTAGATGAAATTGAGGAATTAATTTCTCCTCAAGAAGCAGAAAGAAAAATGCGTACAATACTACCATATTGGCAGGAGCATTTTACATCAGATGATTACACAGAATATTGTTGGCATGCTCCAACTGTTCGACTTTATATAGGAAGGCCTGCTCTAAAATCTCCGGTATCTGGATTTAACTATCCGACTTGGGTTATGAACGCGTTGGGTGGTATTCCTGAATGTATTGATCCAATGATTATGACTGCATCTAAGACAGTTGGAATGACAATTATTGACTTATTAACAAAACCAGAACTACTTAAAAAAGCAAAAGATGAATTTAATAATCGTACAGGGGGCGGTATAGGAGGGACAGATTGGGAAGCACCACTTTGTGATTATGAACCACCAATTCATTTTCGCTGGCCAGAGTATATAACAACAGAAAGAGGTAAAGATCATTGGGTTATCCCGTCTAGAGAAAATTAA
- a CDS encoding BCCT family transporter, with amino-acid sequence MRKNIVVIVSLIVTFIFVVLGIFVPNTLGQISEYVLYTFISENFGWYYMLVAFSFVSICLYVAFSKYGKIRLGKDTDKPEFSRFTWIAMLYSSGLAISLFFWGVAEPVLMYIEPPFGSGQTKESAETAMRYTFFHWGLHSWGTYTIIGLLMAYFQYRKNNPPLINHALYPLLGEKIYGWIGKFINIVAIFAIFAIISGITTSLGLGATQIGAGFDYVLGINNSPLNQTILILSLTVMFIISASTGIQRGIKWLSNINIIIALAIMMLIFVLGPTRNIMETFVNSTGDYIENFIGMSFHLEPFLNDYTWQGGWDFFYWGWAISFGVFVGIFIARISKGRTIREFIIGAMLIPTLATTIWYSTFGGSALYNIINLGNNELSNQIMENMDTALFYFLELFPFSSIIIGMTFVSLIIFFVTSADSTVYVLGMYSEETMEPSNKSKILWGIVIAGVAIALLFSGGLTPLQTISAAAGLPFSLIILAMCFSFFKSLKEEKLEGNHKEQENNMSSDSVSKDTESEEKISKSS; translated from the coding sequence ATGCGAAAAAATATAGTAGTAATAGTATCGCTTATCGTTACCTTTATATTTGTTGTTTTGGGAATTTTTGTTCCAAATACATTAGGACAGATTTCTGAATACGTTCTTTATACTTTTATAAGTGAAAACTTTGGATGGTATTATATGCTCGTTGCCTTTTCATTTGTATCAATCTGTCTGTATGTTGCCTTTTCGAAATATGGGAAAATCAGGTTAGGTAAAGACACGGATAAACCTGAGTTTAGTAGATTTACTTGGATTGCCATGTTATATAGTTCGGGCCTTGCCATAAGCTTATTCTTTTGGGGAGTTGCAGAACCTGTATTAATGTACATTGAACCGCCTTTTGGTTCGGGTCAGACAAAGGAATCTGCTGAAACAGCTATGCGATATACTTTTTTTCATTGGGGTTTGCATAGTTGGGGAACATATACAATTATAGGATTATTAATGGCATATTTTCAATATAGAAAGAATAATCCACCTTTAATAAACCATGCATTATACCCCTTGCTAGGAGAAAAAATTTACGGATGGATAGGGAAATTTATTAATATTGTTGCTATTTTTGCTATTTTTGCTATAATTAGTGGGATAACGACTTCTCTTGGTCTGGGAGCCACACAAATAGGGGCTGGTTTTGATTATGTGTTAGGTATAAATAATTCACCATTGAATCAAACTATTCTCATCTTAAGTTTAACTGTTATGTTTATCATCTCTGCGAGTACAGGTATTCAAAGAGGTATAAAGTGGCTATCAAACATCAACATAATTATTGCTTTAGCAATCATGATGTTAATTTTTGTATTAGGACCAACAAGAAACATAATGGAAACTTTTGTGAATTCTACAGGTGATTATATAGAGAATTTCATAGGTATGAGTTTTCATTTAGAACCTTTTCTTAACGATTATACATGGCAAGGAGGTTGGGATTTCTTCTACTGGGGATGGGCAATTAGCTTTGGTGTTTTTGTTGGTATTTTTATTGCTAGAATATCCAAAGGAAGAACCATAAGAGAATTTATTATTGGTGCGATGCTTATTCCAACATTAGCGACTACTATTTGGTATTCTACTTTTGGAGGGAGCGCCCTTTACAATATCATTAACTTAGGAAACAATGAATTAAGTAACCAAATTATGGAGAATATGGATACCGCTCTTTTTTACTTTTTAGAGCTTTTCCCTTTTAGTTCTATTATTATTGGGATGACGTTTGTTTCTTTAATCATATTTTTTGTAACGTCTGCGGATTCTACAGTATATGTGTTAGGAATGTATAGTGAGGAAACCATGGAACCTTCTAATAAAAGTAAAATACTTTGGGGGATTGTAATTGCAGGAGTAGCTATCGCTTTACTTTTCAGTGGAGGCTTAACGCCGTTGCAAACAATATCAGCTGCTGCTGGCTTACCGTTTTCTTTAATAATCTTAGCGATGTGTTTTTCATTTTTTAAATCCTTGAAAGAAGAAAAACTTGAAGGGAATCATAAAGAACAAGAAAACAATATGTCCTCCGATTCTGTGAGTAAAGATACAGAATCGGAAGAAAAAATATCGAAAAGTTCGTAA
- a CDS encoding transketolase-like TK C-terminal-containing protein, translating to MVEWEKVLPSNLEKRLTIEMGSKVGWREYAGSAGSIMSIDTFGASGSGEQVIKEFGFTVENVVKLFKALL from the coding sequence TTGGTTGAGTGGGAAAAAGTGCTGCCAAGTAATTTGGAAAAGCGTTTAACGATAGAAATGGGTTCTAAAGTTGGTTGGAGAGAGTATGCTGGAAGTGCTGGTTCTATTATGAGTATAGATACATTTGGAGCATCTGGATCTGGAGAGCAAGTAATTAAAGAATTTGGATTTACTGTTGAGAACGTTGTTAAACTTTTTAAAGCGTTACTTTAA
- a CDS encoding FadR/GntR family transcriptional regulator has protein sequence MALSFEKINLNRTISSEIVLIIKDNLLNGSLKPGDKLPTEKELMEQLGVSRTPVRESIKILEAIGVIQIKRGEGMFITNSLSQFTLNPLIFSLIMHGNDIEKLIEFRQHFEVLLMNMIIAEENDIKNIEDVYHSQVKRMNPNLDPEELANIDLEFHYAVLEATNNPFIIEIGKTIYEIIKPNMVHFKHTSNIERTLKTHHYYLELLRGNVDFNPILLVQQMIKNNEEMIE, from the coding sequence ATGGCTTTATCTTTTGAAAAAATCAACCTAAACCGGACCATATCCTCAGAAATTGTATTAATTATAAAAGATAATCTTCTTAACGGCTCATTAAAACCAGGCGATAAATTACCCACCGAAAAGGAATTAATGGAACAATTAGGAGTGAGCAGAACTCCTGTCAGAGAATCAATAAAGATTCTGGAAGCTATTGGTGTCATACAAATAAAACGCGGTGAAGGTATGTTTATAACGAATAGTCTCTCGCAGTTCACATTAAATCCACTAATATTCAGTTTAATTATGCATGGCAATGATATAGAAAAACTTATAGAATTTCGCCAGCATTTTGAAGTACTATTAATGAACATGATCATCGCAGAAGAAAACGATATCAAAAATATTGAAGATGTTTATCACTCCCAGGTAAAAAGAATGAATCCAAATTTAGATCCTGAGGAACTCGCCAATATTGATTTAGAATTCCATTATGCTGTTCTGGAAGCAACGAATAATCCATTTATTATAGAAATTGGAAAAACCATTTATGAAATTATCAAGCCAAATATGGTTCATTTCAAGCACACAAGCAATATTGAGCGAACATTAAAAACCCATCATTATTATTTAGAATTGCTGCGTGGCAACGTCGATTTTAATCCTATCCTGTTGGTGCAACAGATGATAAAAAACAATGAGGAAATGATTGAATAG
- a CDS encoding YhdT family protein, whose protein sequence is MKNKRKQEWRFIIANREARIGCVLAVINFIWWYGFAYGLGSKPPEEYTYILGFPAWIFFSLILGTILMFALVFFVVKFMLTEIPLEDENEEEEGEEDEVSNI, encoded by the coding sequence ATGAAAAATAAAAGAAAGCAGGAGTGGCGTTTTATCATAGCTAATCGGGAAGCTCGAATCGGTTGTGTGCTAGCTGTCATTAATTTTATATGGTGGTATGGATTTGCATATGGCCTGGGTTCAAAACCTCCTGAAGAATATACGTATATATTGGGATTCCCGGCATGGATTTTTTTCAGTTTAATTTTGGGTACAATTTTAATGTTTGCACTAGTGTTTTTTGTTGTGAAATTTATGCTGACCGAAATACCGTTAGAAGATGAGAATGAAGAAGAAGAGGGTGAGGAAGATGAGGTGAGTAATATATGA
- the panF gene encoding sodium/pantothenate symporter — MNWNVVIPLLLFLMIIFMVGMWSNRKLNKTDGFLSDYFLGSREFGGLVLAMTMVATYGSASSFLGGPGAAYSIGFGWVLLAMSQVATGYFVLLVLGKKFAIVSRRYNAVTFIDFLKERYQSKTVVLLSAFSIIIFMFSAMAAQWVGGAYLIQSLTGISYIGALFIFTLSVLIYVIIGGFRAVVITDTIQGIVMFFGTLVLLVAVIVAGGGLSNVFSDLVSINPNLITPFGNDGSLTAAYVSSYWILVGVGVVALPQIAVRAMSYKDSKSMHRAIMIGTVVVGTIILGMHLIGVFARPIMPGIEVADQVIPLVALEVLPPWIAGMILAAPLAAIMSTVDSLLLLVSSSVVKDVYINYVKPKATVNQVKNVSMGVTAVIGVVAFLLAISPPDLLIFLNLFAFGGLQAAFMWPFIMGLYWRYANKSGAVASMIAGIGSYIAIHLYNEAYGDLLGVHAVTIPVFFSLIIFVVFSLLFKQEAYAFPTQNIKKEA, encoded by the coding sequence ATGAATTGGAATGTGGTGATACCATTACTACTATTTTTAATGATTATTTTTATGGTCGGCATGTGGTCCAATCGAAAATTAAATAAAACAGATGGTTTTCTTAGTGATTACTTTCTAGGGAGCCGAGAGTTCGGAGGATTGGTACTCGCTATGACCATGGTTGCAACCTATGGGAGTGCATCCAGTTTTTTAGGTGGGCCTGGAGCAGCTTATTCTATTGGATTCGGCTGGGTTTTGCTTGCTATGTCCCAGGTAGCGACAGGATATTTCGTATTACTCGTGTTAGGAAAGAAGTTTGCTATCGTATCTAGAAGGTATAATGCTGTTACGTTTATCGATTTTTTGAAGGAAAGATATCAAAGTAAAACGGTTGTATTGTTGTCGGCTTTTAGTATTATCATATTTATGTTTTCTGCAATGGCAGCTCAATGGGTAGGCGGAGCTTATCTGATCCAATCCTTAACAGGTATTAGTTATATAGGTGCTTTATTTATTTTCACATTATCTGTTTTAATATACGTCATTATTGGTGGATTTCGTGCTGTAGTAATTACAGATACAATTCAGGGCATTGTTATGTTTTTTGGTACATTAGTATTGCTTGTTGCTGTCATTGTCGCAGGGGGAGGGCTATCCAATGTATTTTCTGATTTGGTATCTATTAATCCCAACTTGATTACGCCTTTTGGAAATGACGGTTCATTAACTGCTGCTTATGTATCCTCTTACTGGATTCTTGTCGGTGTCGGTGTAGTTGCCCTGCCGCAAATTGCTGTAAGGGCGATGTCTTATAAAGATTCCAAATCTATGCACAGAGCAATCATGATTGGGACGGTAGTGGTAGGAACAATCATACTTGGCATGCACTTGATTGGCGTGTTTGCAAGACCAATAATGCCAGGAATTGAAGTGGCAGATCAAGTTATTCCACTTGTTGCTTTGGAAGTTTTACCACCATGGATTGCTGGTATGATACTTGCCGCACCTCTGGCAGCCATTATGTCTACTGTTGACTCGTTATTGTTGCTCGTTAGTTCTTCTGTAGTTAAGGACGTTTATATCAATTATGTCAAGCCAAAAGCAACCGTAAATCAAGTGAAAAATGTAAGTATGGGGGTAACTGCAGTAATAGGAGTTGTTGCTTTCCTTTTAGCTATCAGCCCGCCAGATTTATTGATATTCTTAAACTTATTTGCATTTGGTGGTTTGCAAGCGGCGTTTATGTGGCCGTTTATCATGGGGTTGTATTGGAGGTATGCGAATAAAAGCGGTGCGGTTGCATCCATGATTGCAGGCATTGGCTCTTATATTGCCATTCATTTATATAATGAGGCATATGGGGATTTATTAGGTGTACATGCGGTTACGATTCCAGTTTTCTTTTCGTTGATTATTTTTGTAGTATTTAGTTTGTTATTTAAGCAGGAAGCATATGCGTTTCCAACGCAAAATATTAAGAAAGAAGCCTAA
- a CDS encoding amidase, producing MNVAINWNEWANLDAMGIAELVKKGEVTPQEVANQVTKGVQELNPQINAVIEIFDDVVNDPLSDGMNPNGVLAGVPFFMKDLGPAIKGRLQERGSLLMQGNRSIEDSFLTKQFRQAGLNIMGRTTTPEFGLCSSAENPEVYITRNPWNLDYTTCGSSAGTAASVAAGIIPIAHATDGGGSIRIPAGVNGNIGLKPSRGVFSGAPDSSDLMNVVSAQGCHTRTIRDTAAFVDHCRGGAPGEFMPYWTQQETYSELIKRNPKKLRIAVSHEWGDYKATPHIVSELKKTADYLEGLGHYVEWAVPNLDLRASYEAQTAAYIMKFAQTISDILEQKNMEYPPAGLIEPMCIRVWEEGRFASYADRVKMEAMFNEISRHMATFFEDWDLILTPTMAKPTPLIGTREYLTISDNPSVFDWFENLWSIFSYTPIANICGLPGISLPMAELENGLPLGMHMLAPQGKDGLLLQLGAQIERELNGNWNHGRRPVNHVTTI from the coding sequence GTGAATGTAGCAATAAACTGGAATGAATGGGCTAACCTTGATGCTATGGGGATTGCCGAGTTAGTAAAAAAAGGTGAAGTTACTCCACAGGAAGTAGCAAACCAGGTTACGAAAGGAGTTCAGGAATTAAATCCTCAAATTAACGCTGTTATTGAGATTTTCGACGACGTAGTTAATGATCCTTTAAGTGATGGAATGAATCCTAACGGCGTTTTGGCAGGAGTGCCTTTTTTTATGAAGGATCTGGGGCCTGCTATTAAAGGAAGATTACAGGAAAGAGGATCGCTGCTCATGCAAGGAAATCGCTCTATAGAGGATAGTTTTCTGACAAAACAATTCCGACAGGCTGGTCTCAATATTATGGGGCGAACGACAACGCCGGAGTTTGGGCTCTGCAGTTCTGCAGAGAACCCGGAAGTCTATATTACAAGGAACCCTTGGAATCTTGATTATACAACTTGCGGTTCGTCAGCAGGAACTGCGGCTTCCGTTGCAGCAGGAATTATTCCCATCGCTCATGCTACGGACGGAGGAGGATCGATTCGAATTCCTGCAGGTGTCAATGGCAACATAGGTTTAAAACCATCGCGGGGTGTTTTTTCAGGAGCACCAGATAGTTCAGACCTCATGAACGTTGTTTCTGCGCAAGGATGCCATACTCGTACAATACGTGATACTGCTGCCTTTGTCGATCATTGCAGGGGAGGAGCTCCAGGTGAGTTTATGCCTTATTGGACCCAGCAGGAGACGTATTCCGAATTGATAAAGCGAAATCCGAAAAAGCTTCGTATTGCTGTTTCCCATGAGTGGGGTGACTATAAAGCCACACCGCATATAGTATCCGAATTGAAGAAGACGGCAGATTACCTTGAAGGACTTGGTCATTACGTTGAATGGGCAGTCCCGAATCTTGATCTCCGTGCTAGTTATGAGGCACAGACTGCAGCCTACATTATGAAGTTTGCACAAACAATTTCAGATATACTTGAACAAAAAAATATGGAGTATCCGCCAGCAGGTCTCATTGAACCTATGTGTATAAGGGTTTGGGAAGAAGGTCGTTTTGCCTCCTATGCGGATCGTGTCAAAATGGAGGCAATGTTTAATGAAATTTCTCGACATATGGCGACATTCTTTGAGGACTGGGACCTGATTCTTACACCAACTATGGCCAAACCCACACCATTGATTGGAACCAGAGAGTACCTGACGATTAGTGATAATCCTTCTGTCTTTGATTGGTTTGAAAATCTGTGGAGTATTTTTTCTTATACGCCGATTGCCAATATTTGCGGACTACCTGGAATTTCATTACCGATGGCTGAATTGGAGAATGGATTGCCATTGGGAATGCATATGCTTGCTCCACAAGGAAAAGATGGTTTATTGCTGCAGTTGGGTGCCCAAATCGAAAGAGAATTAAATGGAAACTGGAACCATGGACGGAGACCAGTTAATCATGTAACTACGATTTAA
- a CDS encoding tartrate dehydrogenase, giving the protein MKVYKIAVLPGDGIGPEVMNEALKVLKTLSDIDSTFDYEITELNWNTDYYMKHGLMMPENGLKQLKSFDSILFGAAGDSRVSEHIPIWELIMPIRKNFQQYINFRPIKLLRGLETPLQQKEDIDFVIIRENAEGEYSTSGGKMYQGESRELAVQNTIMTREGVSKIATYAFQYARDHKLPKVTNATKSNAIIHTMTLWDSVVEEIANDFKEISYEKYYVDAIAALFVERPKDLQLVLASNLFGDILSDLGSAIAGGLGVAPSANINPNGEYPSMFEPVHGSAPDIAGKGIANPVAQIWSLALMLQNFGRSDLHDKVLFSIEDVLEEKRTLTPDIGGKATTEQVGDAIVRKLQKRMGFA; this is encoded by the coding sequence ATGAAAGTATATAAGATTGCGGTATTGCCTGGAGACGGAATTGGTCCTGAAGTGATGAACGAAGCTTTAAAAGTATTGAAAACGCTATCCGATATTGATTCAACATTTGACTATGAAATAACAGAATTGAATTGGAATACAGATTATTATATGAAACACGGTTTAATGATGCCTGAAAATGGTCTGAAGCAACTAAAGTCATTTGACAGTATTCTATTCGGTGCTGCTGGTGATTCAAGAGTATCAGAGCATATCCCGATATGGGAGCTGATCATGCCTATCCGTAAAAACTTTCAACAGTATATTAATTTTAGGCCGATAAAATTGCTGAGGGGTTTGGAAACGCCATTACAACAAAAAGAAGATATAGATTTTGTAATTATACGAGAAAATGCGGAAGGAGAATATTCTACTTCTGGTGGAAAGATGTACCAAGGGGAATCACGGGAGCTTGCTGTACAGAACACGATTATGACTAGAGAAGGGGTTTCCAAAATTGCAACCTATGCATTTCAATATGCTAGGGATCATAAATTACCTAAAGTAACCAATGCTACGAAGTCAAATGCCATCATACATACGATGACATTATGGGATTCGGTAGTTGAAGAGATAGCAAATGATTTTAAAGAAATTTCCTATGAAAAATACTATGTGGATGCGATAGCTGCTCTGTTTGTAGAACGTCCTAAAGATTTACAGTTGGTTCTTGCTTCTAATTTATTTGGAGATATATTGTCAGATTTAGGGTCAGCTATTGCTGGAGGACTGGGTGTCGCTCCATCTGCCAATATCAACCCTAATGGAGAGTACCCTTCCATGTTTGAACCAGTACATGGATCTGCTCCGGACATAGCAGGGAAAGGTATTGCCAACCCGGTAGCACAAATTTGGTCTTTAGCCTTAATGCTACAGAATTTTGGCCGCTCGGATTTACATGATAAAGTTCTTTTTTCTATAGAAGATGTATTGGAAGAAAAGAGAACATTGACGCCAGATATTGGTGGGAAAGCAACTACGGAACAAGTAGGGGACGCCATTGTACGTAAACTTCAAAAAAGGATGGGATTTGCATGA
- a CDS encoding SDR family NAD(P)-dependent oxidoreductase, producing the protein MTFENKTFIVTGAGGGMGEETVKLLLDSGANVAGCDLHTDNLSKYKNTNKFIAFKGDLLDEDIVKDIFKETANQFGNIDGLVNIAGIAQSSTPIDEVSLDEWRRIMDINVTMMFLTCREASVYMKEKKQGSMINIGSVSATRPRPGLQSYVASKGAVEAFSKAMALELAPYQINVNVLHPGPSDTAMLGQFSAESASVDQTKKEIFEKSVPLGSLLKPENIAHSIKYLLSDEAKMVTGAVLHVDGGRNI; encoded by the coding sequence ATGACATTTGAAAATAAAACATTCATTGTTACCGGCGCAGGTGGAGGTATGGGAGAGGAGACAGTGAAGCTTTTGCTAGATAGCGGAGCAAACGTAGCTGGCTGTGACCTTCATACCGATAATCTTTCAAAATATAAGAATACGAATAAATTTATAGCATTCAAAGGGGATTTATTGGATGAAGATATTGTAAAAGACATTTTTAAAGAAACAGCTAATCAATTTGGAAATATTGATGGCCTGGTCAATATTGCAGGGATTGCGCAAAGTTCCACACCTATTGATGAAGTTAGTTTGGATGAATGGCGACGCATTATGGATATTAATGTGACAATGATGTTTCTAACTTGTCGTGAAGCTTCTGTATATATGAAAGAAAAGAAACAAGGGAGTATGATAAATATTGGATCCGTATCTGCAACCAGACCAAGACCAGGTTTACAATCTTATGTTGCGTCGAAGGGGGCAGTAGAGGCTTTCTCTAAAGCAATGGCACTGGAACTAGCTCCCTATCAAATTAATGTAAATGTACTTCACCCTGGTCCGTCAGATACGGCGATGCTTGGTCAATTTTCCGCGGAAAGTGCAAGCGTGGACCAAACCAAGAAGGAAATTTTTGAAAAAAGCGTTCCTCTTGGGAGTCTGTTGAAGCCGGAAAATATTGCTCATTCCATTAAATATCTACTTTCTGATGAAGCAAAAATGGTTACAGGTGCCGTTTTACATGTCGATGGTGGCCGGAATATCTGA